The uncultured Ilyobacter sp. genome has a segment encoding these proteins:
- a CDS encoding SLATT domain-containing protein, giving the protein MEKLKEKICNRIWNTKKIRMCSEARLLFLDKRNLILNVYYSLFILVFSVLAYVKKDSFRIIGIEDPDLLLLVSSIILFTFSIYSYSHSFKERADRMKKCYTELSKLEVESEAAESISSEKITEINNKYQEILNNYENQLEEDYLKTKASKNFEEWLKYICYLFKFYLFNIVYFLLPFLITYILTILLKNN; this is encoded by the coding sequence TTGGAAAAATTGAAAGAAAAAATTTGTAATAGAATTTGGAATACTAAAAAAATAAGAATGTGCTCTGAAGCAAGACTTCTATTTTTAGATAAAAGAAATTTAATACTTAATGTTTATTATTCACTTTTTATTCTAGTATTCTCTGTACTAGCTTATGTAAAAAAAGATTCTTTTAGAATAATAGGTATAGAAGACCCAGATTTATTATTACTTGTCTCTTCTATCATTTTATTTACATTTTCGATATATAGTTACAGTCATTCATTCAAAGAAAGAGCAGATAGAATGAAAAAATGTTATACAGAGTTATCAAAATTAGAAGTTGAATCAGAAGCAGCAGAATCTATTTCTTCTGAAAAAATCACAGAAATAAATAACAAGTATCAAGAAATATTAAATAATTACGAAAATCAATTAGAAGAAGATTATTTAAAAACAAAGGCAAGTAAAAACTTTGAGGAATGGCTTAAATATATTTGTTATTTGTTTAAGTTTTATTTATTTAATATTGTTTATTTTTTACTACCTTTTTTAATAACTTACATTCTTACTATTTTATTAAAAAATAATTGA
- a CDS encoding IS3 family transposase, protein MLQENKITKKELFIFVEIHRDVHSISKICRALEVSRSGFNKFQNNKTTERKKKDQWILDSIPEVRKNRHKRSYGSPRLKVELKDEYGIITSERRVSRIMKENDISVNSTKKFKTGKEKSERENIAGNIVKRKFRVGRKNEVWVTDITYIWTSEGWLYLSSIMDLFSRRVIAYDIGKRMTSELVIDILTRAFLLEEPEEGVIIHSDQGSQYSSREYSNLLKKLGLVQSMSRRGNCYDNAVIESFHASLKKEMVYVEGLVTMRYMKAMVFDYIEFYNKERRHSFLGNVSPIEFEKLQKKLVLG, encoded by the coding sequence ATTCTCCAGGAAAACAAGATAACTAAGAAAGAACTCTTTATCTTCGTTGAAATACACAGAGATGTTCATTCTATATCTAAAATATGCAGAGCTCTAGAAGTCTCTCGAAGTGGTTTTAATAAGTTTCAGAATAACAAAACTACTGAGAGAAAGAAAAAGGATCAATGGATTCTAGATAGTATTCCAGAGGTCAGAAAGAACAGGCATAAGAGGAGCTATGGATCCCCTAGACTAAAGGTTGAACTCAAGGATGAATATGGCATAATAACAAGTGAAAGACGAGTAAGTAGAATAATGAAAGAAAATGATATATCAGTTAATTCTACCAAAAAGTTTAAAACAGGAAAGGAAAAGAGCGAAAGAGAAAATATTGCAGGAAATATCGTCAAAAGAAAATTCAGGGTAGGTAGAAAGAATGAGGTCTGGGTTACAGATATTACATATATTTGGACAAGCGAAGGTTGGCTATATTTAAGCTCGATTATGGATCTTTTTTCTAGAAGGGTCATCGCCTACGATATAGGCAAGCGCATGACTAGTGAGTTAGTAATAGATATTTTAACAAGAGCATTTTTACTGGAAGAACCAGAGGAAGGGGTTATAATTCATAGTGATCAAGGATCGCAATATTCAAGCAGGGAATACTCTAACCTTTTAAAGAAGCTAGGGTTAGTCCAGTCTATGAGTAGACGTGGGAACTGTTATGATAATGCAGTGATCGAATCTTTTCATGCTTCTTTGAAAAAAGAGATGGTTTATGTGGAAGGCCTAGTAACTATGAGGTATATGAAGGCAATGGTATTTGATTACATAGAATTTTATAATAAAGAGAGGAGACACAGCTTCTTAGGAAATGTCTCCCCTATTGAATTTGAAAAATTACAGAAAAAGTTGGTGTTAGGTTGA
- a CDS encoding pseudouridine synthase, with the protein MRLDKFLTECGVGTRREVKNIISKNEITINGKIADSPKEKIDLEKDVIKIGETVLEYKKDRFYIMNKAAGFITATEDARERTVMELLPEWVNRKDLFPVGRLDKDTEGLLLFTNNGKLAHELLSPKKHVDKTYLVKLLKEIDEKSVKLLREGVDIGGYITKPSKVQIINNMEILLTISEGRFHQVKKMLEAVGNRVIYLKRLSFGNLELGDLPLGEVKEVDLKEIF; encoded by the coding sequence ATGAGATTAGATAAATTTCTTACTGAATGTGGTGTAGGTACTAGAAGAGAGGTTAAAAATATAATATCTAAGAACGAGATAACTATCAATGGTAAAATAGCAGATTCTCCTAAAGAAAAAATAGATTTAGAAAAAGATGTGATAAAAATTGGAGAAACTGTCTTGGAATATAAGAAGGACAGATTTTACATAATGAACAAGGCAGCTGGATTTATAACCGCCACTGAAGATGCGAGAGAAAGAACAGTGATGGAGCTGCTTCCAGAATGGGTAAACAGAAAAGACCTTTTTCCAGTAGGAAGGCTTGATAAGGATACAGAGGGACTTCTTTTATTTACCAATAACGGGAAACTAGCCCATGAACTGCTATCCCCTAAAAAACATGTCGACAAAACTTATCTGGTAAAACTCTTAAAGGAAATAGACGAAAAATCAGTAAAGCTATTAAGGGAAGGTGTTGATATCGGAGGCTACATTACGAAACCTTCAAAAGTTCAGATAATAAATAATATGGAAATTTTGCTCACGATAAGTGAAGGAAGATTTCATCAAGTAAAAAAAATGCTTGAGGCTGTTGGGAATAGAGTGATTTATCTCAAAAGACTTAGTTTTGGAAATTTGGAACTTGGAGATCTCCCACTAGGTGAAGTAAAAGAGGTTGATTTAAAAGAAATTTTTTAG
- a CDS encoding VIT1/CCC1 transporter family protein, with protein MKKDLIKLLKKFQRDEITEHHTYMMLAKISGENNKETLIKLAESEFSHYEFFKQYTKCEVKPNCFRAKKNYFMAKYFGLTFGLKAMELGEQKAQENYKGIIKKIPEIQRVLEDEENHEIDVVDLLKEEKLIYVSSIILGLNDALIELTGALAGYTFALDDSKVIAMVGLITGIAASLSMGASEYLSSKAEKNSDKNHKRAAIYTGITYMITVFLLVTPFLLGATPYMALFLTLIIGISIIFVFNYYVAVATGASFKKRFFEMTFLSLGIATLSFIVGIFIKNILGIDS; from the coding sequence TTGAAAAAAGACCTGATAAAACTTCTAAAAAAATTTCAGAGAGATGAGATAACAGAGCATCATACGTACATGATGCTTGCAAAAATAAGTGGAGAGAATAATAAGGAGACACTTATAAAACTCGCTGAATCAGAATTCTCTCACTATGAATTTTTTAAGCAGTACACCAAATGTGAAGTAAAACCCAATTGCTTTAGAGCCAAAAAAAATTATTTTATGGCAAAATATTTTGGCCTTACTTTTGGTCTAAAAGCTATGGAGCTTGGGGAACAAAAGGCTCAGGAAAACTATAAGGGCATAATAAAAAAAATTCCTGAAATCCAAAGAGTTTTGGAAGATGAGGAGAATCATGAGATAGATGTGGTAGACCTTTTGAAGGAAGAGAAACTTATATATGTGAGTTCTATAATATTGGGTCTTAATGATGCACTTATAGAGCTTACTGGAGCCCTTGCAGGTTACACCTTTGCACTTGATGATTCAAAAGTTATTGCCATGGTCGGCCTAATTACAGGAATTGCTGCCTCCCTATCTATGGGAGCCTCAGAATACCTTTCTTCAAAGGCTGAAAAAAATTCCGATAAAAATCACAAAAGAGCAGCCATTTACACAGGCATTACATATATGATCACTGTATTTCTTTTAGTAACTCCTTTTTTGTTGGGTGCTACTCCCTATATGGCATTATTTCTGACTCTCATAATCGGTATCTCTATAATTTTTGTATTCAACTATTATGTTGCAGTAGCTACAGGAGCCTCATTCAAAAAAAGATTTTTTGAGATGACTTTTCTAAGTCTTGGTATTGCTACCCTTTCCTTTATTGTAGGAATATTTATAAAAAATATTTTGGGAATAGATTCATAA
- a CDS encoding M23 family metallopeptidase: protein MNIFKKLLISAFSIVIIGCSSGEYHKVKKGDTLYSIAVKNKVSVTEIMALNNLNTPHINAGTKLLLKGETESSNSRPSYHIIKQEETLYRLSVWYDISVEQLRKYNNLPNNTIYVGQKIYLNSKYSKDNIQTSRSVGKNLYISPTLKSFKWPIKTKEITSNFGTRIHPITGRKTTHDGVDLRSKMNTPVYAPYSGTITYSGWMRGYGKVVIINHGNGYESRYAHLNRWLVKKGQKISKGQIIAKTGNTGLSTGPHLHYEIRKNNKPIDPTNTM from the coding sequence ATGAACATTTTTAAAAAATTATTAATATCAGCTTTTTCTATAGTAATAATAGGATGCAGCAGTGGTGAGTATCACAAAGTGAAAAAGGGGGATACGCTTTATTCCATAGCTGTGAAAAACAAGGTAAGTGTTACAGAAATAATGGCTTTAAATAACCTAAATACCCCACATATAAATGCCGGAACCAAGTTGTTACTCAAGGGAGAGACTGAAAGTTCGAATTCCAGGCCAAGCTACCATATTATAAAACAAGAGGAAACCTTATATAGATTATCCGTATGGTATGACATATCTGTAGAACAGCTGAGGAAATACAACAACCTCCCAAACAACACGATATATGTTGGTCAAAAGATATATCTGAATTCAAAATATTCAAAAGATAACATCCAGACTTCAAGATCGGTGGGTAAAAATTTATATATCTCTCCAACCTTAAAGTCTTTTAAGTGGCCCATAAAAACAAAAGAAATTACAAGTAACTTTGGAACCAGAATCCATCCCATAACAGGAAGGAAAACCACACATGACGGAGTAGATTTGAGGTCAAAAATGAATACTCCTGTGTATGCTCCCTATTCAGGTACCATCACATACTCTGGATGGATGAGGGGATATGGGAAAGTCGTAATAATAAACCATGGCAACGGCTATGAAAGTAGATATGCACATCTAAATAGATGGCTGGTAAAGAAGGGCCAAAAGATCTCAAAAGGTCAGATTATAGCAAAAACTGGAAATACAGGCTTGTCAACTGGTCCGCATCTTCATTATGAAATTCGTAAAAATAATAAACCTATAGATCCTACAAATACAATGTAG
- a CDS encoding nitroreductase family protein, producing the protein MLFELLKKRRSIRKFQGKSVEVEKLETILRAGLISPSGKNKKPWKFVVVDDGIKLDKLSKAKPAGGQLVKGAPVAVVVLGEAEKSDTWLEDCSIALTFMQLEAEEQGLKSCWVQIDKRPSEDGRGADVIVKEILGIEGDLKVLAILAMGYPEEERPFYTEDDMDFSKVHYNTYGTSYKIK; encoded by the coding sequence ATGTTGTTTGAATTACTGAAAAAGAGAAGAAGTATCAGAAAATTTCAGGGAAAATCAGTAGAAGTTGAAAAATTGGAAACTATTTTAAGGGCGGGACTCATATCTCCAAGTGGAAAAAACAAAAAACCTTGGAAATTTGTGGTGGTAGACGACGGGATTAAACTAGATAAACTTTCTAAGGCAAAACCTGCAGGAGGTCAGCTTGTAAAAGGTGCCCCGGTAGCGGTAGTAGTTCTCGGTGAAGCTGAAAAGTCAGATACATGGCTAGAAGACTGCTCTATAGCTCTTACATTTATGCAGCTAGAGGCAGAAGAACAGGGACTGAAATCGTGCTGGGTACAGATTGACAAAAGACCATCTGAAGATGGAAGGGGAGCAGATGTTATAGTCAAAGAGATATTAGGTATAGAGGGAGATCTAAAAGTACTTGCTATACTGGCAATGGGATATCCTGAAGAGGAAAGACCTTTTTATACTGAAGATGATATGGATTTTTCAAAAGTTCATTATAACACTTATGGAACCTCTTATAAGATCAAATAA
- a CDS encoding isoamylase, translating to MNKFIARPGIYFMGAIVLDAGVNFGIFSRNATEMTLQIFEHSDDCEPCFSYKLDKNINKTGDIWHVYLEGMDEGYYYGWIVDGPFDMKLGHRFSSDKLLIDPYAKCITPKNGCPKSPRKGLILDTRTYNWSEDMKPKNEFRDSIIYEMHIRLFTANKNSGVTHPGTYKGLIEKIDHLKDLGITAVQLLPIFEFDEEDVVGTNPITGEKLKNVWGYNPIGFYAPTSNYLSGDRKVLGKLGGHVVEFRQLVEALHRVGIEVILDVVFNHTGEGNEMGPIISFKGLDNSVYYILEKNKMYYSNYSGTGNTVNCSHTVVKELIINSLRYWYGQLNVDGFRFDLAAILGRDSTGKWIGDLSLLKDIADDPVLSGAKLIAEGWDAAGGYYLGEFPCGWAELNGKFRDTIRRFVRGDMGQVQDLATRLVGSPDLFRKFGRRPYHSINFVTSHDGFTMWDLVSYNKKHNHANGEYNKDGENHNNSYNHGIEGDTLDPTIIKLRKRQMKNYLVILMLSQGVPMILMGDEMAKTQQGNNNAYCQDNEMNWINWDRLGEFRDIYRFMKNMIAFRKDHQALKRAHFFTDTDIDGDGYKDITWHGIRACTPDWSHYSKSIAFMIDGGDTREIQEEDNDIYVALNSYHEPLIFELPILKNGKKWYRVVDTYLEDDFLEDPIIVKRKKHLVHPKSSIILISK from the coding sequence ATGAATAAATTTATAGCTCGACCGGGAATTTATTTTATGGGGGCAATTGTTCTTGATGCAGGAGTGAATTTCGGGATATTCAGCAGAAATGCAACTGAAATGACTTTACAGATATTTGAACATTCAGATGATTGTGAACCTTGTTTTTCATATAAATTGGATAAAAATATTAATAAAACAGGAGATATATGGCATGTATATCTAGAAGGAATGGATGAGGGGTATTATTATGGCTGGATAGTAGACGGGCCTTTTGACATGAAGCTAGGGCACAGGTTTTCTTCTGATAAATTGCTTATAGACCCCTACGCAAAATGTATAACTCCTAAAAATGGGTGTCCAAAATCTCCTAGGAAGGGTTTGATCTTAGATACTAGAACCTACAACTGGTCTGAAGATATGAAACCTAAAAATGAATTTCGAGATTCAATTATTTATGAGATGCATATAAGATTATTTACTGCAAACAAAAATTCTGGTGTAACGCATCCTGGAACATATAAAGGACTAATAGAAAAAATTGACCATCTGAAGGACCTTGGAATAACAGCAGTGCAGCTCCTTCCTATATTTGAATTTGATGAAGAGGATGTAGTGGGAACCAACCCTATAACCGGAGAAAAACTAAAAAATGTATGGGGTTATAACCCTATTGGTTTCTACGCACCTACTTCTAACTATCTTTCTGGAGACAGAAAAGTCCTTGGAAAACTGGGAGGACATGTTGTCGAGTTTCGGCAACTTGTGGAGGCTCTTCATAGGGTAGGTATAGAGGTTATCTTAGATGTGGTATTTAACCACACAGGGGAAGGTAATGAGATGGGGCCTATTATATCCTTTAAGGGACTTGATAATTCTGTGTATTATATACTAGAAAAAAATAAGATGTACTACTCAAATTATTCTGGGACAGGGAACACAGTAAACTGCAGTCATACTGTTGTAAAAGAACTCATCATAAATAGTCTGAGATACTGGTACGGGCAGCTCAATGTAGATGGATTCCGTTTTGACCTGGCTGCCATACTGGGGCGTGACAGTACCGGAAAATGGATAGGTGACCTCTCGCTGCTGAAAGATATTGCAGATGACCCTGTTCTATCTGGAGCGAAACTTATAGCAGAGGGGTGGGATGCAGCAGGAGGTTATTATTTAGGAGAGTTTCCGTGCGGATGGGCCGAATTAAACGGTAAATTCCGTGATACTATCAGAAGGTTTGTGCGCGGTGATATGGGACAGGTACAGGATTTGGCCACAAGATTGGTAGGAAGTCCAGATCTTTTTAGAAAATTTGGAAGAAGACCCTATCACAGTATAAATTTTGTAACCTCTCATGACGGATTTACCATGTGGGACCTAGTTTCCTATAACAAAAAACACAATCATGCCAATGGCGAGTACAACAAAGACGGGGAGAATCATAACAACTCTTATAACCATGGTATAGAGGGTGATACCCTAGATCCTACAATTATCAAATTAAGAAAAAGACAAATGAAAAATTATCTGGTAATACTTATGCTTTCTCAGGGTGTTCCCATGATTTTAATGGGCGACGAAATGGCTAAAACTCAGCAGGGAAACAATAATGCTTATTGTCAGGATAATGAAATGAATTGGATCAACTGGGATAGACTAGGTGAATTTAGAGATATATATCGATTTATGAAAAATATGATAGCTTTTAGAAAGGATCACCAGGCTCTTAAGAGAGCACATTTTTTTACCGATACAGACATAGATGGAGATGGTTATAAAGACATAACCTGGCACGGGATAAGGGCTTGCACTCCTGACTGGTCCCATTATTCAAAAAGTATAGCCTTTATGATTGATGGGGGAGATACCAGAGAAATTCAAGAAGAAGATAATGATATATATGTCGCTCTAAATTCATATCATGAACCATTGATCTTCGAATTGCCTATTTTGAAGAATGGGAAAAAATGGTATCGGGTGGTGGATACGTATTTAGAAGATGATTTCCTTGAAGATCCAATTATAGTAAAAAGGAAAAAACATCTGGTACATCCTAAAAGCTCTATAATACTTATATCTAAATAG
- the nfo gene encoding deoxyribonuclease IV has protein sequence MNKKIKKDTRTREEKIKNKYVGAHVSASGGVFNAPINAKGIGARAFGLFVKNQRRWEAKPLTDKDIEKFKEAMEKNGYATEVVLPHDGYLINLGNPDAEKREKSLNAFIDEMKRCEQLGLKYINTHPGSHLNKISREECLDHISNCINKALEDTEYISVILENTAGQGSNLGNRFEDLAYVIERIYDKSRIGVCLDTCHTLAAGYELKDKNGYKKTMDEFEKIVGFKYLKAVHLNDSKFDTGSRKDRHDSIGKGVLGMDFFKRFMNDTRFDKMPIILETIDETLWKEEIKLLYNLIED, from the coding sequence ATGAATAAAAAAATAAAAAAAGACACCAGAACTAGAGAAGAAAAAATAAAAAACAAGTATGTTGGGGCACATGTAAGTGCATCAGGCGGGGTCTTCAATGCCCCTATAAATGCAAAGGGTATAGGGGCGAGGGCCTTTGGACTTTTTGTAAAAAATCAGAGACGTTGGGAGGCAAAACCACTCACTGATAAGGATATAGAAAAATTTAAGGAAGCCATGGAGAAAAATGGATATGCTACTGAGGTGGTCCTTCCTCATGACGGATACCTTATAAACCTGGGAAATCCAGATGCAGAAAAAAGAGAAAAATCTCTGAATGCATTTATCGACGAGATGAAGAGATGTGAACAACTGGGTCTAAAATATATAAATACACATCCTGGGAGCCATCTAAATAAGATCTCCCGTGAGGAGTGTCTTGACCATATTTCCAACTGTATAAATAAAGCCTTGGAAGATACAGAGTATATTTCTGTGATATTAGAAAATACAGCTGGTCAGGGGTCTAATCTTGGAAATAGATTCGAAGATCTGGCTTATGTAATAGAAAGAATATATGATAAATCAAGGATAGGAGTCTGCTTAGATACGTGTCATACACTTGCTGCAGGTTATGAGTTAAAAGATAAAAATGGATATAAAAAAACAATGGATGAGTTTGAAAAAATAGTAGGTTTCAAATATCTGAAGGCTGTTCACCTCAACGACTCAAAGTTTGACACAGGAAGTCGAAAAGACAGACACGACAGTATAGGCAAGGGTGTCCTCGGAATGGACTTTTTTAAGAGATTCATGAATGACACCAGATTTGATAAAATGCCTATTATTTTGGAAACAATAGATGAAACATTGTGGAAAGAAGAGATAAAACTTTTGTATAATCTAATAGAAGATTAA
- a CDS encoding class I SAM-dependent methyltransferase gives MKAYMYDNLMNVLEKKKLRNERKILLENIRGKIIELGAGTGVNFEFYTDNEVIAVEPDEVLNAEAQKKIGSKNIKIISAFAEELPFEDNTFDTVLITLALCTIPNPEKALKEAERICKRGGQLLILEHIKNENRFLFSLQNILTPVWKKFAMGCHLNRDTLSFIKNNNFEQVSLKYFWGNNFVSGVFKNIK, from the coding sequence ATGAAAGCATATATGTATGATAATTTAATGAATGTTCTTGAAAAAAAGAAATTGCGTAATGAAAGAAAAATACTTCTTGAGAATATCCGTGGAAAAATTATCGAACTTGGGGCAGGAACAGGTGTGAATTTTGAGTTTTACACCGATAATGAAGTGATAGCTGTAGAGCCAGACGAAGTGCTGAATGCAGAAGCTCAAAAGAAGATTGGTAGTAAAAATATTAAAATCATTTCAGCTTTTGCTGAAGAACTGCCTTTTGAAGATAATACATTTGATACTGTGCTAATTACCCTGGCTTTATGCACTATACCTAATCCGGAAAAAGCCCTGAAAGAAGCCGAGAGAATATGTAAACGAGGAGGGCAATTGCTGATTCTGGAGCATATAAAAAATGAAAACAGATTTTTATTTAGCCTTCAGAATATCCTTACTCCAGTATGGAAGAAATTTGCCATGGGGTGTCATCTAAACAGAGATACTCTATCATTTATTAAAAATAACAATTTTGAACAGGTTTCTCTAAAATACTTCTGGGGAAATAACTTTGTCAGTGGAGTTTTTAAAAATATAAAATAA